A segment of the Candidatus Angelobacter sp. genome:
CCGCTGCTGCTAGAGCTCATCAAGGAGATTCTTGAATGTGATGGTCACCATGTCCACATCGCCGACAGCGGCCAGGCCGGACTGGACGCTTTCCGAGGCGCCAACAAGCAGGGCAAACCTTTTGACGCGGTGATCACCGACCTTGGAATGCCCCACCTGGATGGCCGTCAGGTGGCGCAAATCCTCAAGAAGGAATCTCCGGCCCTGCCCGTCATCATGATGACCGGTTGGGCAACTCTGATGAAAGGGGAAGAAGATCTGCCTCTGCATGTGGACGGGGTGCTGAACAAACCGCCCAAAATCACCGAATTGCAGGAAACGCTTCGTCGCGTGACCCAGCAACGGATTGGCGCCGGCAAAGTCTGACGTGTGCCTCCGGACTCCTTCGGACTTCTCCAGGTCTTCACGCGCTCCCGGCTTTCTGAAGGCACGATGCGGAGATTGGACTTGAAAAAGACTGCCGACTGCGAATAGTGGAAGGCATCCCGGTCGGACGTGAAGTTTGCGGAACTGCAAACTGGAGTCACCTCCGAACATCCGCGGAAAGGCCCAGGCAATCCAAACTCAACACGTCTTATGAAAAAACTGCTTCTCATCCTTGTTTCAATCACGGTCGCGCACACACTCGCGCGGGCACAGCTTTCCTTCAACGGGTCCTACACGGAGAACTTCGATTCCATGGGGGCCGCCGGCACGGGTTATCCCGCCGGCTGGAGCGGAGTCCGCTACGCCGGCACAGGTGGAACAGGTGCATTGACGCTGGGCGTCACCACCGGCACGACGACCACCGGAGGTCTGTATAACGTCGGCGCCTCGGGGGACGCCGACCGCGCGTTGGGAACACTGGCGTCCGGCACAACCGTTCCGCGTTTCGGCGCGCAATTCGTGAACAACTCGGGGGCAACGTTCGACCAGATCACCTTCAGCGGGTTGAGTGAACAATGGCGGACCGGGACCAGCGCCACCGCCAACGAGGCCGTGACCTTCGAATACAGT
Coding sequences within it:
- a CDS encoding response regulator — its product is PLLLELIKEILECDGHHVHIADSGQAGLDAFRGANKQGKPFDAVITDLGMPHLDGRQVAQILKKESPALPVIMMTGWATLMKGEEDLPLHVDGVLNKPPKITELQETLRRVTQQRIGAGKV
- a CDS encoding PEP-CTERM sorting domain-containing protein produces the protein MKKLLLILVSITVAHTLARAQLSFNGSYTENFDSMGAAGTGYPAGWSGVRYAGTGGTGALTLGVTTGTTTTGGLYNVGASGDADRALGTLASGTTVPRFGAQFVNNSGATFDQITFSGLSEQWRTGTSATANEAVTFEYSFNATDINDPAATFLPLSGMDLTEIQTSSTTGGAIDGHANQIAISGTISSAGWASGSTLTVRWSDLDDTGSDGLYAVDNFSLSATAVPEPSTFALLGLGLAGLLARRVRR